The Panthera uncia isolate 11264 chromosome B3 unlocalized genomic scaffold, Puncia_PCG_1.0 HiC_scaffold_1, whole genome shotgun sequence genome segment ACATAATCAGctctcctggtttttttttttgccccaagaTGCCCAGGCAGCCTATGGGTGTGAGTTGGTTTCCCAGACTTCTATGGAGGGTAGGCTGGACCCAAGGTTGGGGCTTTGGCCCTGTTTCCAGCTAGAAATAACAAATCTGCTTTTTGATATCCATATAATAAAAGCCTTACCTGCTCAAAAATATCTTCCTTGCTGTTGTTCATGTGCCAAAATTCCCGCCCACCCACTAAAGAATGACTCTTCAGGAGCCTTTTTGAATACATGCATTTTTATCTGCATTATGTTCCCTGGAGGAGGCAGCTTCCtaagatggatggtggtgagtTCATTGATACTTGCATAGACTCCTTCCGTGTTTGACCATATCCCTCACTGGCAGGGGAGCTAAATTCTGTCCTACCAACCTCAGGAAGTGGCTGGGAGGGTTCAGATGAAACCCCCTTGTAACCTGCATGGCTGGAACCAGCCTTAGTTGCTGCTACTCTTGGCTGATATGATCCTCACAAAATTGGAGGAGAATAGGTGATGACCCCATTTTACCTCAGCTTGGAAGCAAATCAGTGCTGCGTTATCATGCATCAATCAAGTGACAGTAGCCCAGGACTGCAGGCACTAAATCTTCTTCTACTGGGCCCACCTCCCACCTTCCATCCCCACTCACTGCTCTCACAAAATCCCAAAAGAAGGGATGGTGTGGTTCTCCCATCTCACCTAACCCAGGGctggctctctcttcccctggggTGGCTACAGAACTAGATATACCCTCCAAGTCCATTCTGGCCCCACTGTCCCCAAGCTTCTGTCAGTAGGCCCCTAAAGCTGCCTGAAACCATACCATTAAACCCATTCCTTTGGATGAAGACAGAGATGTTCAGCCAACAGAGAGGAGTTTGCAGGCAGATCTCAGTGTTTCCCCAGAGAGCAGACAGCCCACCTTGTGGCTGCAGATTGCTTCATCTTACACAAAGCGCTTTCTCATGCAGGGTCCCATTTGACCCCCAAAGGGAATTGGGGTGGTAGAATGGAGTTTGGAACCTGATGGGGTAATTGGGACATGGGGGAGGAGGTTGGGCTGGTAGAGAACTTCAGCCAGAagctgggaggctggaggcagggagtgaggggatgttaactcctctgagccttgatttccttctgtaaaatggcaataatgcTACCACCCCATGCTCTTGCTTTGCATGTGAATGATTTGAAAatcatgagtgggagaagggggtATAGGACGGTGCCACTGAATACACATGGCGCATACATCTTCCTGGAATTTTACTTGAAGATTTGGAGGTGGGagagttttataataaaacttgGATTTATTATGCAGCAGAATGCAAACCTTGCATgtatttaaagagtaaaaaaaggaGTTTTGAAAGAGATGTCATGTTTCTAGTGGGCTGCTTCTGGCTACACCCCCAGATCCCTGGGGGTTGGACACGTGATCACACCCTAGTGTGCCATGTAGGGACTTCAGTAGGAAAGTAGGAGCAGTGCTTTCTGATGGAAGATGAGAAGCGCCTGGCAGGCAGTAGGCGGTCAGTAAATGGTGGCTCGTGTTATGGCAGCAGCTCTATCCTCCCAGAGGAAACAGGCTCACACAGATGAAATCCTCACTTTGGTTCACTCAGCTAAAAAGTGACAGAACACATGATTCCAGTGCCCTGTCACTAACCCCTATCTCCTCCCCATGGGAAAGCAGCAGACTTCCCCTGTTTAGGCCaagttctccctctccctcttggaACTCTCTCTGATTAGGGAGGCTGTATTTCTGTGTTCCAGCCCTATAACTCCTGCAACACATATGCAACTCCTCTGAGGCAAGTACCCCTACGAGGAGGCAGCAGACACACAGTTTGGATGAGCAAACCTGTGTACTTTAGAGGGTGGACACAGGGCTGATGAGTTTTGGGTGGGAAAAGGAAAGGTCCAGAGTATGAGCTGCTCTCTGAATTGGGTGGAGGCCAGAAGCCATGGTCATGAGGCAAGAAGCACACCAAAATCTACATTTCCTTCCCAGTTTCATCTAAAATGATAGGCTCTCAGCTCTGCATCCCATTTTCAAGGCTCAGGTTTCTGGGTCTAGATCAAGACCAAAGATGCCCCGAGCCTTGCCAACTGGTGAGGAGTGAAAAGGCATTAGGAATAGCAAGAGGGTCTCAGGGAGCCCTAAGCCATTCTTTTCCCAGGCCCTGCCAGGCTAGCCTCTCTGTCCTGGGCCTTTGCAAAAGTTTGTTTCCATGTTTGTCTCCCTAAATGAGAGTAACCAATGGTCCAAAGTGAACGAAACAAGAATCCAAATTTGTCCAGTTTCTGCTTCATGCCAAGGAATGGGGCTGGGGAGGATGGAGCCTGTTACACTCAAGCCTCATTTACTACTCATAACAACCCAGGGAGAGTGAttgtttccccattttacagatgaagaaactgacactCAGAGGCCTGTTTCTCAGGCCCCAGAATCTCCTGAGGCaatgttagaaatgcaaatttttggCTCCACCCAGACCTACTTAGAATTTCCCCCTGGGGCAGACCTGAGCGTCTGCATTTTTTAACCGGGGTGAGCATCAGGTGATGTTCAAGCTCAGGAAAGTTCTAAATCCTTGACAGAGCACTTTAGTAACCTGCTCACACAGCTCAGAGCAGCAGGAGTGGGGTGCAAACCTGAGCCCTTTGGTATTAAATTCAAGGCTGTTTTCAGTACAGTCCATAAGCTGGATATCTGCCATCACCCTGTGCCCATCTCAGTGTCCTCCACATAGGCTCACAATAAACTTTccttgagtgagtgagtgagtgagtgagtgagtgattgagtgagtgagtgaatcgTGGGGCCCTAGCTACTTGCGGTGGGTTGGGGCAGGAGACCCTATTCCAAAGGAGGGAGGGCTTAAGCACTGCTGAGACGCCAACGTGCACGCTGGACCGTGTCGCTTTCAGAAAAGCCACTGGCAGAAGATCCGGACCATGGTGAATCTGCCCGTCATGAGCCCTTTCAAGAGGCGCTATGCCTGGGTGCAGCTGGCTGGGCACACGGGTGAGCACAGGGCAGGCGCCGGTGAGGTGGGTGGGTGTCTGGAGTAGGAAGGGACCAGGCAGCGCTAACTGGTGCCAGTCTGCAGGGAGTTTCAAGGCGGCTGGCACCAGCGGGCTGATACTGAAGCGCAGCTCCGAGCCGGAGCGCTACTGCCTGGCGCGGCTCATGGCGGACGCGCTGCGCGGCTGCGTGCCCGCCTTCCACGGCGTGGTGGAGCGCGACGGCGAGAGCTACTTGCAGTTACAGGACCTGCTCGACGGCTTCGATGGGCCCTGCGTACTTGACTGCAAGATGGGCGTCAGGTACACGTGTCATGCCTGGCTGGGCGCGCACATAGGGAGGGGATGAGCGCTCTCCCGGGTGCCCAAAACCGCCCTGGACCGGGTCCAGGTGTGCGCCCTCTTACGCCCCGCCGCTGCCCGCGCCTCCGCAGGACTTACCTGGAAGAGGAGCTGACCAAAGCCCGCGAGCGGCCTAAGCTGCGGAAGGACATGTACAAGAAGATGCTGGCGGTAGACCCTGCGGCTCCTACCGAGGAGGAGCACGCGCAGCGCGCGGTCACCAAGCCACGCTACATGCAGTGGCGAGAAGGCATCAGTTCCAGCACCACACTGGGCTTCCGCATCGAAGGCATCAAGGTGGGCCAGTCCCGCTTCGCTTTGCAGAGCCCTGTCCCTCCCTCAGCCCTAACCCCGCCGTGCGGTATCTGCCCTGTTGTTGACCCCCACCACGAGGCACCCTCTGGCGGCCTTTCTGCGGTCCCTGCAACTAATGTCCTGGGAGGTATTGCTGCTCTAGTCTGATCCTCTCCCCTTGAGCTGAGGAGAGACACGGGGACCCTGACCCTTCCTGTCCCATCTCCTTCAGAAAGCTGATGGCTCCTGCAGCACCGACTTCAAGACGACGCGAAGCCGGGAGCAGGTGATTCGTGTCTTCCAGGAGTTTGTGCAAGGGGATGCGGAAGTGCTGGTGAGCGCCGGATCCTAGAACCCTGGGGTGGTGGGGAAACCTGAAAACGAGGGTTGCCCCTAGGTCATCCGGTTTAACTCCCTCGCCTGTgatccgcaccccccccccccatcgtaGCATTTATCCCACCTGGGGGCCTGTGTCTTCCTCACCGCGGTATTTGCCATGCCAAGTATGCTTCGTGGCCCCTAATATTAGCAGAGGCTCAATTAGTGTTTAATTAATTTGCCTTCCTCTCCTACCCTGTTCTCTCCAGAGGAGGTATCTGAACCGCCTGCAGCAGATCCGGGACACCCTGGAGGTCTCTGAGTTCTTTAGGAGGCACGAGGTAAGAGGGGTAGGCTCAGGTGCGGGAGTTGTGGTCTGTGAGGGCTACAGCAGGATTAGGATGGGGGGCTTCTCCAGGAAAGGGCCGTGGCCTGACCATGTGGGGCTCGACAGGTGATCGGCAGTTCGCTGCTCTTCGTGCACGATCACTGCCATCGCGCCGGTGTGTGGCTCATTGACTTCGGCAAGACCACGCCCCTCCCCGACGGCCAGACCCTGGACCACCGGCGGCCCTGGGAGGAGGGCAACCGCGAGGACGGCTATTTGCTGGGGCTGGACAATCTCATTAGCATCCTGGCCAGCCTGGCTGAGAGATGAGGCTGGGCCCTGGTTCTGACAGATGGACCTGCGGCCGTGTCCACACCATGCATGCAGCCAGAGACTGAAACCCTGTGGTGCCGGGAGGTTCACACGGTTCTGAAGGCCAAGTGCCAACCACCATGGGACACACTGCACGAGCAGGGGGCTGTCTCCCATACAAGCCCCAGAGTTCCCAGAACCGATGGCACTAATTAACCCAGGGAGGGTGGGTAGGGAGGCTGGCTGGGACAATGGCCTCCTTCCTCAGCCCAGCTCTCTTGAGGGGGCTGCATATCTCTCTAGAGAGGCCAgataatgaattttatttcacaaaCACTAGATCTATTGGTCTAACCTCCCACACTACAATGGACAGCCTTTGCCAATAAAACTCAAAGACACCAGCTTTGGTGACTCAGGCctcatcccctccctcctctggtcCCTTTCTTACTTCCCTAGCATCCTTCATGTCTAGGCAGATCACTGGAGGGTATGAGAAGAGCTCTTTATTAGAGGCATTTGTAGGGTTGAGGGCTGCCCAGATGAAAGACACttatgggtgggggagggaagggtaaTCCAGAGAAGGCTTCCAGAGGGAGGCGATTTCAACCTCTGGTCCCAAAGATCAAAGGCTGGGAGTGTCCAAgctcttctccaggaagcctgggCTGGTTTCCAGGATGGGGAGTCCACTGGTGCCTGGCCAGTTCTGAGACAGGCCCAGACACGCAGTACAGACTGCAGGGGACAGAGGCTACTGGAATAACAAGCTACCTAGAAGCCTGAGGAAGAGTGCAGGGAGGAACCATTGCTACAGGCACTGCCTGAGTCCTCACCTTCCAGGCCCCTTGGGGCCCAAGAGCCATAGGGGGGATTCCAAAGGTTCTGAGGTTGGAGGTCCCTGGATTTGGGGTCTTGGGACTCGAGGGCAGTCAGGGGCCAAGGAGGCTCCCTATTCAGCTCTTTAAGCTCTCCAGATTCAGTTCCTGGGCCCGTGGGGAATCTTAGGCCCTCCAAAGACTTGCTCCCCAGCCCAGAAGCCTTTTCCTCATCCAGAGTGGGCAGTAGCTCCATTGGCAGGAATAAATTCAGCACATCCGGGTCCTGTAATAGAAGGGCAGGGGAGCAGCTTTGTTTTATGGCTTCCTTCCTGACCCTCAAGATCAAGATGGTCAAGGCAGGTGAGGGGCACACCTGAATGCAGTACTGAAGATGCTCCAAGATGCTGGCAAAACAGGGGCACAGCTGAGGTTGGTGCAGCCAACACCGTGTCATGGTACAGTACCTGGGAGAAAGGTAGGATTTTGTGCCCACCCATGGCTGTGAAGGACCTCCGTCCCTGGACAACACTCCATACTCACACAGGCCCTGGGCAGCCCCTGGGAGGGCCCATCTGTCCCCCTCCAGTGACAAAGTACAGTATGTCCTGGTTGGTGCACCCAGGGTAGGGCATGTAGCCTAATAAGAAGATTTCCCAGAACAGGACCCCGAAAGACCTGCATCATGAGTGGGGGAAGTTCAATGAAGCCCATTAGACACAgcctcccctttccctcatgtAAGGTGGCCCAAggccagggaagggggcaggcatGTTATCACCAGGAGTCTGTCTTGGATGTGAAAATGAATGCCCTCCAGAAAGGCCTCTTCAGGCATCTACTTGACTGGCAGCAGAGcctactgccccccccccccactcctaaTAACTGGTTctacaggagggaggaggggagtgagACACTGCTCAAATGCCACCAGAGTGCTGGTAAATCTCTTGGAGCAGCAGCAGCTTTCCCCACGTCCCCAGACCCCACACCTGTAATATCATATTTTGCCATCCTGAAGTCCCCAGTACCGACCACTGGGCTGAGTCCAGTGCAGCCCAGCAGGCAGTTCCTGGCATCAATGTCCCTGCAggcaaaaaaaatcactgccagaACTCAGAAGCTCTGACCCTGAACTATTTCTATAAAAGTTATGTGGAAAAGCTATTCCTTAGGGATTAGAGATTGGGCTGCTCCCCCACCTGCTCTGAGCCAGGATCACTCCCAACCTGTGGATTTTCCTTCAGGTAGTGGCAGCCCTGGGTTATGTCCTGAGCCAGCTGGAGCAGGTCCCACATGGCCAGAGGTGATGGCTGGTCCTGGGTAGCGCAGAGGGTGTGTTAGTCCATGCTTGTTTTGGGACACATGGACAGGGTCTTTAGATGGGCCAAGAGGGCTGGGAGAAGGGTCTTACCAAGTGTGGCCGGTTGTTCCTCAGGAAACTGTTATGTCCCCTCCAGACCTCAACTCCAGCAGAATTAGGCGAGGGGCAGTCCAGAGTCTGAGCCCCACTCAGCGCACAATGTTCTGATGGTTGAATGTGCTGTGTGGGAGGTGCACATACCCCAGTCACTGACAGGGAAGGaaaccaggctctaggctccacaAAAGTGGAGACGGGCTCTGTATCCCTAGAACTGCTACCTCTCAGCTCCAGGGTGAAGAGAAGCTGTCCCAGCAGGCAGTTCAGTGCCCACcttccacccctgcccctgggccCAGGTGCACCTGATGCGGTGAGAAATCCAGCTCATCCTGACTAGAGCAGAGTTCTGGCAGGGTCTGGGGAGGAAAAGGGCTCCTGAGCTCCCCCAGACATTTCAGGAGGCCAGTTGATCCTAGCTCTAGCAACTGTTCCTCCCCCCATGGAGCCCTGCTCTACCCTGAGCCAGGAgttccacccctctccccttgaCAGCCACCTGCAGGGGGTTGGGGTCCCCAGGAAGGCCAATTACCAGTCCTTCAATAGACTTCTCCCAAGGCGCCATGGCCCAGTGCTCTGCAGGAAGACAGGTTGGAAGGGAGAGGGTGGctggtcctggggaagggtcctggaGGGTCTAGTGCCTCCTTTACCTCCCTTGCCACTCCCTAtacacccaggtggccctatcTGAGGACTCTGAGGCTTTTCTGCATCATGGCATCTCCCCAAGTACAAGCCCTGCAGAGGCAATGCTGACTGGCACAGAGTTAGGGCAGAAGAGAGAGCAGGTATGGGCTTAGGGTGAGGGTGGGAGTCTGTGATGAGGTTTTCCTTATGTCCTTGCAGATACTTGCTCCAAAGAAATCATGGGGTCCCTAGCATCCCAGGACTGGGGATGACAACTGACCTATACAAGTCACTGTGCCTTTTAGAAATTCTctggcctctgtctcctccacaGAGGGGTTGAGGCCAGATTCTCTCTGGGAACCATAATTCACCACAGCAGGGAACGGGGTGGAAGAGGGAGGGATTCAGAGTGCATAGGTTctcagaaggagggggagaacTCACCTGAGCAGAGTGACATTGGCTGGGGAAACCTCTGTAAGTcctgggggcagaggccaggacTGGGCGGGGCCAAACCCCACCTGGCAGTAGTAGAGGTTGAGAGGTGTCCTGGTGGTGGAGGTTTGAAGGTAGCTCAGCTTGAGCTCAGGGTCGTGCAGCCTCATCTACCACAGGCCCTGCCACTTCTTATGGTTCACTGAAGAAGATGGCAAGAAGATACCCACACTGTTTGCTACCCTTCTGCACAGGACATCTCTCCAGATGTCCATTAAGGCAAATGTTTTCCCTGGGCCTCCACAGCTACTTCTACTCTTAGAACCCTAGAGGAGTCCACCACTGCTCTGCTGGaagcagggtttttgttttgttttgttttgagagagtgggcACATGAGtgctagtggaggaggggcagaaagagagggagcatagaggatctgaagcggggttccatgctgacagcagagagcccaaggcagggcttgaactcataaacagtgagatcatgacctgagccaaagtcggacatttaactaactgagccacccaggtgccccaggagcaaGGGTTTTGAAATCAGCCTCGTCTGTCCCTGGGACCCCGTGCAGCTCAGTGACAAGGTGGGCAGCCATACCTGTTGGATGTTGCTTACCCAGAATAAGAACCCCACACACCATAAGGAGGCTCAATGTAGAGGTCACAACAGTCACCAACAGAACCAGAGGGCCTGGTGAGGTGGGCAGGtctagggagaaagagagatgccTTCAGTGGGAAGCTTTTCTCTGTCCCCCTACCCAAATTTTACCCAGACCTCAAGACTCAGCCAAACTGTTAACTTCTCCATGATGCTTTCCCTATTTATCCTAGACAAAAGCAACCTTTCCTTTCTGAGAActcctaaaacattttaaacctcCCATGGCAATTGTCACTTTAATAGATTTCTAAATCTAGATctagatagataaataggtagGTACATAGGTGGATAGGTAGATATCACCCCTCCCATACTAGACCACTAGACTACatgctccttgagggcagagcaTGCACTGATGCATATCCAGCCTCCTGCCCAGCacctagaatggtgcctggcacataccagTCATCTTTCCCAGCAGCCTACTGCTCCTCCCAGCCCGTGGCCCCAGGAGTCCAGACCTTGGACAAAGGCAGGACTTACCTGTACCATGCATGTAATGTTACCTGCAGCTAGCTCCATGCCCCCTGGGCACATGCATTTGGCTAACCAGAGCTCTGCCTGCCACTGGCAATGGCAATGACTACAGCTGAGGAGGAGTCAGATCTCTACCTCTCTGTGGCTCTCCATGACTATGAGTAAAACAACTGATACTGCAGGGTGAAGGTGGGGGACAGACATACTTTTTCCAGCTATGTGGTTAACTCTAGCCCTGGACTTTGAACAATGAGCAACACCAGAGGCATTGAAGGGGTAGGGGAAGGGCTTGCAGGACTCTGTCAAGTCCATATACTCCCTCTTCTGGGATCCTGGAGCTTGGAGGATTGAGTTTAAGAATTCATAGCAGGAGGggcacaccaggctctgtgctgacaatatggagcctgcttgggattctctctctctctgctctttccctgctcacacactctctcaaaataaataaataaacattaaaaaaaatcatagtaggAGATATTTGACAAGCACCCCAGAATGCCTCATACTGGCATCACAATTGACCACCCAGTTCTTGACAACTCCCGTGCTGTCCAAGAAACAGGTGGTTCAGAGCAGAGTTGGTGGCTCAGATGGGAGTGGGCTCAAAGATTGAGGAAGAAGGCTAGACCCAGCTGaaagctgggggggtgggggtaggggccAATACCTGCCAGAGGCTGCAGAAAGCGTTCGCTGCAGGGGTGTATGAAGGATACCCCATCTTCTCCATCAACCCAGAGGATGTCAGTCTCTGAGGCCTGGAAACTGAAAGTGTTAGAGTGTTTGGCTAcaaaatgagggagggaggggggcaggggcataCAGATGGGAAACTGGCTTGGGAACAGTAGGGAAGCTGTTGTCTCCCTAGCGCGAATCCCCTGTGGCCCTCTCTACACTAGCATTACAATACCGGTGCTGCCCGCTCAGAAgtgggagccaggagccagggaggTGGGATGGGCATAATCAGCTGGAACCTGAAGGCCTTGCTCAGGGACAACCTGAGCTGGGGCAACCTCCTGGTCCACCTAAAACCCTCTGATTTCAGGTCCTCAGATATAAAATGGAAGAGGCCCAAACCACATGTTCCATTTTTGTGATAATGGAGATGTGTATAAAGTACTCATGAACAGTATGGCTCAGACAGACCCCAAAGCTCTGTCTCTTTACACCAGTGATTTCCAAACTCTGGAGTGTATTAAAATCACCCAGAAGATTGATTAAAACACAGATGGCTAGGAGACTTCCCTAGAGtatctgattcagtaggttggAGAGGGGCTGAGAATTCGCATTTGTAACTTCCTAGGTGGTGCTAATGCTACTAGTTtaggaaccacactttgagaactgctgattTAAATTATCCCTGacttcctgcctctctgctcaGCTTGCTAACTCAGCCAGCTCTAAGCTCTTGCGGCTGCTGTAGAACACGGAGACCTGTGGTGATGAAAAAAGTCCtggatttaaatgaaaatctaGGGAGTCCTGTCTGCTTGTATGAGTTCTGTCTGCTTGCAAATTATTTGATCTCTTTTTTCTAAGAGCTATTACTTTTATTGCTCTGGCCCAGGACAGGGCTCAAGCCCTTTCCCACCTGTCCTTTAGAGGGCTTACTCTAAGGTTCTCACTTCACTTAACCCTGGGAGCTGCCCAGCTGCCCTCCCCAAGAGTGCACCTGTCCGAGTagcggccgccgccgcctccacCCGCAGTACaggccccgccgccgcccccgaaACCTCCGGCCAAGTGTAGCCCAGGCCTCTGCGCAGCCCtggccgcccccccgccccccgccccctccagcaGTGGACGGCCGGCCTGCGGAGAGGGGGCCTGGCCCGCGATGTCCAGCCGCCCCCTCCACCTGCGGGGCGACAGCAAGATGACTGGCAGCGAAGATGGGGGCTCTCCCCACGGCCCCGCTTCTCCCGCTGCTTCCGGGCGTCGCCGAGCGGCTCTCCAGTTTCTCAGGGGCAGCCTCGGTCCTGGCGCCTCAGGTAGGCCCGCCCGCCTCCTCCGGCCGCCACCAGCAGGGGCTCCAGCTCGCCGACGCGCAGCTATGGCGCCGGCGGCGCGTTGAGGGGCGCGCCCTCCAGCCGTCGAGGGAGGACCCGTGCACCAGGCACCCGAGTAAAGGCTCAGGGACTGGGGACCCCAAGTCCGGGACGCAGAGCGTGTGTGCGCGCGTCCGCAGGAGGAGATTTGGGACCCCAACGCG includes the following:
- the ITPKA gene encoding inositol-trisphosphate 3-kinase A, translating into MTLPGGPTSMARPGGAGPCSPGLERAPRRSVGELRLLFEARCAAVAAAAAAGEPRARGAKRRGGQVPNGLPRAPPAPVIPQLTVTAEEPDVPPTSPGPPEPEGGWLPAVGSSHLQQPRRLSTSSLSSTGSSSLPEDSEDDLLSDSESRSRGNVQLEASEDVGQKSHWQKIRTMVNLPVMSPFKRRYAWVQLAGHTGSFKAAGTSGLILKRSSEPERYCLARLMADALRGCVPAFHGVVERDGESYLQLQDLLDGFDGPCVLDCKMGVRTYLEEELTKARERPKLRKDMYKKMLAVDPAAPTEEEHAQRAVTKPRYMQWREGISSSTTLGFRIEGIKKADGSCSTDFKTTRSREQVIRVFQEFVQGDAEVLRRYLNRLQQIRDTLEVSEFFRRHEVIGSSLLFVHDHCHRAGVWLIDFGKTTPLPDGQTLDHRRPWEEGNREDGYLLGLDNLISILASLAER
- the LTK gene encoding LOW QUALITY PROTEIN: leukocyte tyrosine kinase receptor (The sequence of the model RefSeq protein was modified relative to this genomic sequence to represent the inferred CDS: inserted 5 bases in 4 codons; deleted 4 bases in 3 codons; substituted 5 bases at 5 genomic stop codons), translated to PNPAISLSPFRSRSLLQSWSQAPFPSSLPLWLPAPSPQDXNITTPPSGLEPASPLMLPRTEGPWLFFCGDSGCGGPTQTVTSGTQAAAWWRQWGAGSPTTKDAWAGDRAPALRRTLAYGAAGSKGAKNHPWRAQGVFVSALFSLGRREPLYILVGQRGEDACPRGSRQSQRVCLGETRTAEEHAATEGAEGVPGSRRWAGGGXGATHIFRLRVGELEPLLVAAGGGGRAYLRXARTEAAPEKLESRSATPGSSGRSGAAGGGGGWTSRAAPSPQAGRPLLEGAGGGGAARAAQRPGLHLAGGFGGGGGACTAGGGGGGRYSDSFQASETDILWVDGEDGVSFIHPCSERFLQPLAVMESHREVEIXLLLSCSHCHCQWQAELWLAKCMCPGGMELAAGNITCMVQVNLPTSPGPLVLLVTVVTSTLSLLMVCGVLILVNHKKWQGLWXMRLHDPELKLSYLQTSTTRTPLNLYYCQVGFGPAQSWPLPPGLTEVSPANVTLLRALGHGALGEVYEGLVIGLPGDPNPLQVAVKGRGTLPELCSSQDELDFSPHQXLGYVHLPHSTFNHQNIVRXVGLRLWTAPRLILLELRSGGDIXSFLRNNRPHLDQPSPLAMWDLLQLAQDITQGCHYLKENPQVGSDPGSEQALLPVKXMPEEAFLEGIIFTSKTDSWSFGVLFWEIFLLGYMPYPGCTNQDILYFVTGGGQMGPPRGCPGPVYCTMTRCWLHQPQLCPCFASILEHLQYCIQDPDVLNLFLPMELLPTLDEEKASGLGSKSLEGLRFPTGPGTESGELKELNREPPWPLTALESQDPKSRDLQPQNLWNPPYGSWAPRGLEVCTACLGLSQNWPGTSGLPILETSPGFLEKSLDTPSL